A DNA window from Candidatus Bathyarchaeota archaeon contains the following coding sequences:
- the rfbB gene encoding dTDP-glucose 4,6-dehydratase, translating into MRVLVTGGAGFIGSNFIRHMLSNHEDIEIVNFDLLTYAGRLENLQDIKDDSRYRFIRGDIRDRKAVEPLVKEKFDFIVNFAAETHVDRSVAEAGSFVLTDAYGTYILLDAARKFEVKRFVQISTDEVYGSIKEGSFKETDILDPSSPYSASKAAGDHIALAFHKTYGLPVVVTRSSNNYGPFQHPEKLIPKLILRALHDQPLPIYGDGTQVRDWLFVKDNCAAIDLVAHRGKAGEIYNIASGEEHMNIEVAKTILKTLKKPESLIKSVPDRPGHDRRYSLNTAKIEKLGWKPEIGFAEGLEKTVSWYLNSGWWWRPLMKDEFFKADSPWLI; encoded by the coding sequence ATGAGAGTCTTAGTTACAGGCGGAGCAGGCTTCATCGGCAGCAACTTCATAAGACACATGTTATCAAACCATGAAGACATAGAAATCGTCAATTTTGACCTGCTTACCTACGCAGGTAGACTTGAAAATTTGCAAGATATAAAAGACGATTCACGTTATAGATTCATTCGTGGGGATATTCGAGACAGAAAAGCAGTAGAACCCTTGGTGAAAGAGAAATTTGACTTTATAGTAAATTTTGCGGCTGAAACTCACGTCGATAGAAGTGTTGCAGAGGCAGGTTCCTTTGTTTTAACTGACGCATACGGAACTTATATTCTCCTAGACGCCGCAAGAAAATTTGAAGTCAAAAGATTTGTGCAAATTTCCACCGACGAAGTCTATGGCAGCATAAAGGAAGGATCTTTCAAAGAAACTGACATTCTAGACCCTTCCAGCCCCTATTCTGCAAGCAAGGCTGCAGGCGACCACATTGCCCTAGCCTTCCACAAAACATACGGACTCCCAGTAGTTGTCACTCGCAGCTCCAACAACTACGGCCCATTCCAACACCCAGAAAAACTCATCCCCAAGTTAATATTGCGCGCCCTTCACGACCAACCCTTACCGATATACGGTGATGGAACACAGGTGAGAGATTGGCTTTTCGTGAAAGACAACTGCGCAGCTATAGACCTAGTGGCTCATAGAGGAAAGGCTGGAGAAATATACAATATCGCTTCGGGCGAGGAACACATGAACATAGAAGTGGCGAAAACCATTCTGAAAACACTGAAGAAACCCGAGAGCCTAATCAAATCGGTTCCTGATAGACCTGGTCATGACCGTCGATACTCGCTGAACACTGCTAAGATAGAGAAGCTTGGATGGAAGCCCGAGATTGGGTTCGCCGAAGGTTTGGAAAAAACAGTTAGTTGGTATTTGAATAGTGGGTGGTGGTGGCGTCCTTTAATGAAGGACGAGTTCTTTAAGGCGGACAGTCCATGGCTCATCTAA
- a CDS encoding class I SAM-dependent methyltransferase has translation MKILEVGSGVVGHPHHVFLRDDNIVHFDIDRNAFHVEVLGDVHKLPFKTASVGAVNASHIFEHLENPLMALKECHRVLRVGGLLVLRVPNGSFFKWKSSGKDHLFSWNQYTLKNFICQVFSDVDVKSFLRSVGGRRRRKFLNLLLCLFMGENELVAYCYKT, from the coding sequence ATGAAGATTTTAGAAGTTGGCAGCGGCGTGGTTGGGCATCCTCACCATGTTTTTCTTAGGGATGATAATATTGTTCATTTCGATATTGACCGAAATGCTTTTCACGTAGAGGTTTTAGGCGACGTTCATAAGTTGCCTTTTAAGACGGCGTCTGTTGGCGCTGTTAATGCTAGTCACATTTTTGAGCATTTAGAGAATCCTTTAATGGCGTTGAAAGAGTGCCACAGGGTTTTGCGTGTTGGCGGTTTGTTGGTTTTGCGTGTTCCTAACGGAAGTTTTTTTAAGTGGAAGTCGTCGGGCAAGGATCATCTTTTCAGCTGGAATCAGTATACGCTTAAGAACTTCATTTGTCAAGTTTTCAGTGATGTTGATGTTAAGTCGTTTTTGCGTAGTGTTGGTGGTCGTCGTCGTCGTAAGTTTTTAAATTTGTTGTTGTGTTTATTTATGGGTGAAAATGAGTTAGTTGCCTATTGCTATAAAACTTAA
- a CDS encoding glycosyltransferase — MLVLCKRGEKRKLGGWRCGVVVNARDEANTIGECLKSLRGQTVKLFLVVVDDGSMDGTGEVASRYADVVVDLPRHKASWAGRPELARVINAGFDVLKEKDVAYVLISGADAVYPSNYVEEVVNKMEEGVVLASGVAEGEVSRSLSPRGCGRVIDAKWFGEVGFRYPENYGFEVYLVYKALCQGKKVAVFHDLTFKLSRETRFSKRKLYLWGKGMKALNYWWLYAFGRAVLTGLGHPVGGYLMLKGYLSKVSLYEDIRQFVPFFQKKMFFKRLREVLF; from the coding sequence TTGTTGGTGTTATGCAAAAGAGGGGAGAAGAGAAAATTGGGTGGTTGGCGCTGTGGCGTTGTGGTGAACGCTCGGGATGAGGCAAATACGATTGGGGAATGTCTCAAAAGTTTGAGGGGTCAAACTGTTAAATTGTTTTTGGTAGTGGTTGATGATGGAAGTATGGATGGAACTGGTGAGGTTGCTTCGAGGTATGCTGATGTTGTTGTTGACTTGCCTAGGCATAAGGCGAGCTGGGCTGGGCGGCCTGAGCTTGCAAGGGTTATTAATGCTGGATTTGACGTTTTGAAGGAAAAGGATGTTGCTTATGTTTTGATAAGCGGGGCTGACGCTGTTTATCCTTCGAATTATGTTGAGGAGGTTGTTAATAAAATGGAGGAGGGTGTTGTTTTGGCTTCTGGGGTGGCAGAAGGTGAGGTTTCTCGGTCTTTGTCTCCTAGGGGTTGTGGTAGGGTTATAGATGCTAAATGGTTTGGGGAGGTTGGGTTTAGGTATCCGGAGAATTATGGTTTTGAGGTTTATCTTGTTTATAAGGCTCTTTGTCAAGGCAAGAAAGTGGCTGTTTTTCATGATTTAACATTTAAGTTGTCGAGGGAAACTCGGTTTTCGAAGCGGAAATTGTATTTGTGGGGTAAGGGGATGAAGGCTTTGAATTATTGGTGGTTGTATGCTTTTGGAAGGGCTGTTCTGACTGGTTTAGGGCATCCGGTTGGGGGTTATCTGATGCTGAAGGGATATTTATCGAAAGTTTCTTTGTATGAGGATATTCGACAGTTTGTTCCTTTTTTCCAGAAGAAAATGTTTTTTAAAAGATTAAGGGAGGTTCTGTTCTAG
- a CDS encoding GDP-mannose dehydrogenase, whose protein sequence is MVKPIILVVGLGEVGRSLFELLKESEKFEVYGLDADEKKMQDFQQGDLPKDVDVLHICYGCHDQEEFIKITGDYSRQFRPKLTIINSTVPPGTTKKVHTLLGGHIAHSPVRGMHKSRKSMKRYLSFLTKYIGGVDGESSRLARKHFEGLRLKTRGLKSPMETELAKLFETTYRAWMIVCFQEMHRISRHFGADFDEVVDFLEDTHRVRFDRPIMFPDVIGGHCLIPNAELLLKSYDSVFLRLILESNEKRKEEVKDDRARKEVEKVRERAEALQKKLMKKSGVDNYS, encoded by the coding sequence TTGGTTAAACCTATCATTCTGGTTGTTGGTTTGGGCGAAGTGGGGCGCTCTCTGTTTGAGTTGTTGAAGGAAAGCGAGAAGTTTGAGGTTTATGGTTTGGATGCAGATGAGAAAAAGATGCAAGATTTTCAGCAAGGTGATTTGCCCAAAGATGTAGATGTCTTGCACATTTGTTACGGCTGCCACGACCAAGAGGAATTTATCAAGATAACAGGAGACTATTCGAGGCAGTTTAGGCCCAAATTGACGATTATTAATAGTACTGTTCCACCCGGGACTACAAAGAAGGTGCATACACTTTTAGGAGGTCACATAGCGCATTCTCCTGTTCGTGGAATGCATAAGAGCAGGAAGAGCATGAAGCGATATTTGTCGTTTCTGACAAAATATATTGGTGGGGTGGATGGCGAATCCTCGAGGTTGGCGCGTAAACATTTTGAGGGTTTGAGGTTGAAGACTAGGGGTTTGAAGAGCCCAATGGAGACGGAGTTAGCCAAACTTTTTGAGACTACTTATAGGGCTTGGATGATTGTATGTTTCCAGGAGATGCATAGAATTAGTAGGCATTTTGGAGCTGATTTTGATGAAGTGGTAGATTTTTTGGAGGATACCCACCGTGTGAGGTTTGATAGACCAATAATGTTTCCAGACGTGATTGGGGGACACTGCTTGATTCCAAATGCGGAGTTGCTGCTGAAAAGTTATGATTCAGTGTTTTTGCGTTTGATTTTAGAGTCTAATGAAAAGCGAAAAGAAGAAGTTAAGGATGATCGTGCCAGGAAGGAAGTTGAAAAGGTTAGGGAAAGAGCAGAAGCTCTTCAAAAGAAGTTAATGAAGAAGTCGGGGGTTGATAATTATAGTTGA